The segment TCAAATCTCAGATCTCATTTCTATTCTCAGCATTAATAAATACCCAAAATTTTAGCGGTCCTTCAACAAACAACGCCCGTTTGGCTTAGCGGTAAAGCGCATCACTAGTAATGATGAGATCCTAGGTTCGATTCCTAGAACGGGCAATCCATAACAAATCCTCAGTATTTCTTTTGCATATTTTGCCTCGGACATAATAGATCTTGCCTAGGCTGGCCGAGGTATTGGTCATGATAAAAGgactttttgttttttatcaCAATGCTTTTCAGCTCATAAACAGAGTCAGGTCATCTCAAAAAATGGTGGGTACAACTCGGcatttgatttgtttatgGGAGGAATACATGCATATTGATTAGGTGGGGTAGACGCACCAGCCCGAGCCGCTAATAATTCGCTACACCTGCCGCTACGCCCCGCTTATTCTAGCGTCACACACtcaaacaacaacaccacTTGAAGAAATTCAGTGATCGTTTTAGCTTCTCCACATGCATGTAATTTTTTTGACTTATCAAACACATTGCTTATATTTACTAACCCTATTCAATTTCCCGCGATCctataaaacaaaatttgCACGATCaaataagtaagtaagtgCATGAAAAAAACGACCCTACTTCCAGAACAAGAGAAGTCCAAAAAGAATGCTCGCATGAGATCAGAAACTCTCTGACGGGGAGTCGAACCCCGGTCTCCCGCGCTTTGTCATATGATGACAAGCGGAAATCATGACCGTTAGACCATCAAAgatgttgtttttgttgtagCTGTTGTTCagttttgattatatattgtaaaatcCAAACCTTGCTGCGTTTTTAGGGATCTCCTTGCTTGTGGAACGCTAAAGTGGGGTAGATAAATATCATTGTTGAGTGATAATGTTTGAATGGTAAGATATCAAGAGTTCCAAACCAGAGTAATTGCTGTTGTATTATCACAAAGTATTAAAAGTACATGCTTCACATGCTTTGGGATTCTACGCTGTCAACATTGCCTaatcatacaatcaatcTTACATGGTGATCCTATAAAGTTTCCTCAGGTCCAAAAATCATGACCAGTGGCCGCGGATAAATTTTCGAATTCTGGGTCGGATCAGGTAATTACATCGAGCCTGATATATTGTTATACAACTTAGAAGTCCAGACAGAGCTTTCTCTAAATAATGTGGACTTGAAAAATAATAGTATACACATAAACTAGAAGTTTCAAATCGGCACCTCCGACgcaaaaacacaaaaaccACAATTGACCTCCTTAAAGTTCTCTATGACAAACTCCCTGCATCTTATCATTTCAGCTATTCAAGTATCGACTTCCAAATCGTCGGGTTTCGAGATATGGATACTTTCGAGTTTCTCATAatcaattccatcccatATACTACCCATCATTCTTCTACtaagattctaatattttcttcttgtgaTACTTCAATATTCAGCCAGTCCATATTCGTCTGTTCATACATAATTTACAGATTCTCATTGTGCCAAAACTTATAGAATTAGCTACATATGTCATTCCAGCAAGATAGAGAATTACTGATATGAAACTTAGAAATAATACATACAATCTGATCCTACTTAATCGATCGAAATCGTGCTACgtttttgagagagagagaagaaagtatAGATATGCAAGTTGACGAACGACCTCTAAATAAGTCGATCTATCGTATTGTTAACCTCAACTGAATGCAAAAAGAGGTTACTACGCGACGATATAATATCTCTATCATTTCTAAATCAATACTCTCGAATTCAAGTTCTCACTCTGAGACCAGACCCCCCATCTCAGTATCTCTCCTCACATCCTTCCCTCATTTTATCACAAATCTTCAACTCCGCACATGCCATGAAACTTACAATCACAGCATACTTCACATTCCCGACTCAACTGTCTGTCCAACAGCCAATTTCAAAACCTGCTTATCATCAGAGTGAGTAGTTTCATATCCCGGTTCTAGAGCAGGCTCGGCTGGTTTAGATGGCTCGGATCCGTAATCCTTGGGTATTTCGACGGGTACATGTTCACGGAGAGCGAGATAGGTTGTCGGAAGACAGATTACTGGTATCATGTTAGTGGGGGAAGGTATCGGAGTAAGGAGAGGGATTGAGAGAATAGCGGAGGGAATGGCAAGAGTGTAAATAGTAGAATGGGGACGCGAAAGGTAGATTCCAGAAGGATAAATCTGATAAAACAAGGAGGGGGATACAAAACGCACCAAGTAAGATAGTATTCACAACCATTGGAACACGACCTCTATACCAATCTCTCGTGTTAATACCGAAAGAGACAGCTTGGGCGAAACTTTCTTGGCCACGAAGGATTCCTGTGAAACGTGCTTCGTAACTGTTAGTATCATATCGAGACATTCAAACTCAAGTTTCTGAGAAAGTAGCTCGGGACGAAATCTTAACATACATAATTCGGAAATGTTATCTGTCTTGGTGGATACAAGATAGTAGAGCCAATTTTGTAGCGATTGTTGTGAGAAAGCTGCGCAAAGCATTTATTGTTAGCAGGTAGTTCTTCCTGATCATATAGTGTTGCACGCGGagggatttgaagagaaggTTACATACACCATAATAAGATGACGAAAAACCCCTTTGTAAATTCTCCATCGGTCCAATCAAGATCAGGTTGTTCGCTACCAAATTGCTCATTGACAACCCAGGCGTATATCCAGGCTACGAGATGCCAGAAAATCACATAGTAGAAACTTTGTATCTTTGTTAGTGGATGGAATATAATGGATCTAAAAGAAGTGCTTTGTAGAAAGTAGAGAGGTTGAGGAGAATACATACCCGATATTGAGACGTTGCTTGACCGGGATTTTCTTGTAATCAAGTAGCATACTCATGATTTGGGATGCGAATAGGTTTGCAAAATTACCTATTCGTCATTAGGATTGCGAAAGGAGTAAAAGTGCAACTACTTAGGTATTAGGGGAGCATACCGACGAAACCAATTAGAGCTCTAGCACGAACTCCGAAGTAATAAACCTCATAATCTAAAGAATGTCAATTATAGATTCTCGAAGTCAAAGATAGGGGCTCAAGGACTTACTGCCAGAGTATTGATTAAAGTATGCGGCCCAAAAGACAAGCAGTAGTAGTAGAATCTTCAATGGAGTTAGTGTAGTCCATGAAAGAGGGTTTGTCAGGTAAGTATACATCACGTCTTGCACACGTTTTAATGAGCGCTCTGATTTCCGCCTTGAAAGACTTTTCATGCAcaatcttgatttttgatcCATCCGATCTTTGGGCCTGGTAAAGTCAGCAAGTTGTTTTTGGACAATGTTTAGTATTAACCGACCTTATCTGGAGGAGAGAGTGCAAGAGCTATGAAAGCAGCTAGGCATTGAAGggtgatgaagataatgTATACAGCTGTATGGCACATGAGTACTTTTCCAGCAAATAAATTGCaagaaaatttcaaagaGGACATTAGGGATTACTGACCATACCCgacctttccctttttcttttggtcGCTCGCACTAATGTCTCGTCAATAAGAGCCACAAAGTATGAGATATCCAGACATCACGCACTGATTAAGACCCAATACAATCGCACCACCAACAAGCGGTCCTCCTGTACGGAACCACAACCAGATACTAATTCCATTAGCTCATTGTCCCTCATACATATCGAGACAACAGATTGCACGCACTTCAtatattttcctcttttcgCCGGTTCCGGATATCCCAACGCAACTGCACCCTCTGAAGCCCAGAACAATCCTGCACTgatcatcatatcatgtcaGTTCATCTATGTCATACCAAGCTAGTCTTCCCTCGACTTACGAAATTCCACAAGTGACAGCTCCAACGAGAACTAGCCAGACAGTTCCATATCtattatttgtatatagACCAGCCCTATGCTTCATTAGAACCTCTTCTTCTTAGACCCACAAGCAAAGGAGAAACCATACGAATAGACTGGATATCCCACCGCTCCAAGCGTCAACGTATACTTCAATCCTATCCGATTCGCAATTGGACCTCCCAGTACACAAAATATTCCCACTTCATGTCCAATATTAGCAAGCTTTCAAAGgcccattctcatcctccaAGACCGTACTCTAAGATCAACTAAGACCTGAAGAAACATAGAACAGGAACATACTCAAGCCAAAAACTAACGCATTAGCAGCATTAACCAAAAACGGCGATTCCGCACCTCCAGCACCTAGAGAAGACATCGCATTCCACATTCCCGGGGCCAAAAAGCCTACCGCGCCGATTACGAAGGCATTGAAGAGGGATGAACGGTACCatagctttttttctggCTGCTGTTCCGACGGTGGTTGATCTAAGGGAGACATAGTTGCTACAACCTGCAGACAAGGACGAGTTTGGAGATATTACTGAGGGAGAGGGATATCGGATGCCAACAttgtagatggatggaaggataTATATCTCTACACCAACATCTAGCCCAGTAGGTTACCACTGAAccaatattgaatattaccTCATCACATACAGATTTTTCAATAGCCATGTTAATATTGTCGGAATCACTATCCAGCTTCCCTTCTCGTCGCGAATCTCACTTGGCCACAAAGCTGCTTTTGTATAGAATACGAACATTGCTTTTATATATGCTACAAAATCACCTACATTGAAAAATTGCGTGATAGCACGAAATAAAGCAGCAATCCATTTTCAGATGTACATTCAATGCGAATTTGACGCAGGTATGGCGAATGATGCTCAACATATATCCTGGTATGCAAATCCCGACTTTGAGCCGATGATACCCAGCTAAAATTGTATTGTGGGTTTGAGTATCTAGATCcactttgaagaagatggatgaaacatacactatatatatatgatgagAACCTCATACTAGACTATCTGATGCCTTCTAAATTATCATGTGCTTGTGTAAAACCTAGAGCGCCGCATCAAAGTTTGCAAAAACATTCATCTGAGTTGATTATTCTCCGCACTGCCTGCGAGTATTCATAAAATTATTTGCTCAGTGATATCTGTGCAAGATTCTTGTGTAGGATTGTGTATCCTAGGAGATATTGATGTGAACACAcctagatattcaaaatatttggTGGATTGATACAACTTGGGACATTCAAACCATATGGGGGGCATTCAACGCAGTTTGGACAACCATACCACTTTGGAACATTGAAATTATTTGGCACATTCCCACCACTTGGTATATTCAAAACAGTTTGGACATTCATACCGCGTTGGGATGTTGAAATCATTTGAGACATTGGAACCATCTTGATACATTTAGACAAGTTGAGATATTCAGACCAACTAGGACATTTATATCAACCAAAACATTGAAATCTATCCATTAAGATTTCAGATGCCTAATAAGCATCGACACAAAGTATTAACACTTAGAGTCCAACATTCCTAACCAAATCAGTATCCAGATACAGCTAAACATCTCCTCCAATAGACCTTCATTTTCCCCCTCCAGCCTTCGATCCATCTCCATTGacagaatcatcatcaagcTTAAGCTCCTCTAGACCCCTAGTAGGAATAACGCTAGTCTCCCCAAATGACACAATCTTGCTCTCCTCGGCAGCACAAAGAGCCATCTTAAAAGCATCTGAAGCTCTCCTCTTCATTGTCATTGATCCGAATGTTTCACCACCATTGTTTCTAGCAAGATATCCAGAATCCGTGTCCTTAGCAATACTCTCACCAGCTTTACGCTTGGTCGAAGTGTTGAAGGCGTTTGATCCCTCCACACTTCTAGCATTGGCAGGCCCAGGAAGACAAAATTCAGGGATTTCTTCGACTTCGAGGAGTTGCGCTTGTTGCTTGTGACGTTTGTTCGAAGTATATGGAAGACCGCGAAGACCCAAAAGCATGCCATGCTCGATGGAGGCATGGAAATTTGTATCGTTGTCGCGGTTCACGCTGGAAGAGGAGCCGCATTTCGATATCGgttgatggaagaagattgatgagcGCTTTCTACCGATTGGTGCAGAAGGAAGATTGGGTTTGTCAGAGGCGATGGGTAAGATTAATGGAGCTGGGGGTGGTTTGGGATTCGACATGTTGGCTTGTTACTTTGTGGTAGTTTATTGGTATAGTTGTAGTTTCTGGTGACTATGGCTCGACTAGTTGTAACTTTAGCTATCTTGTATTAACTCAATCCTGGTCTTGGTTTATTGTGATATCATTTGTTTGTAGGGTTGGAATTTCCAATTTTGATCGATGTATCGTGGCAGACCGTGATGCCAGCTCAGTTGTTGATGTGTTATAAAGACATTAATAGGTCATAGTATGAAAAATGAGACCTGATGCTCCCAGAAAGCATGAAAGtggaagaatgagaaagagttCATTTGTTATGCCTTGTTAAACCCTACTTAAGGTTTTGGTTCACAAGCAAAGGCAGAAATGTTTTGTTCAcgagaatgaatgatatcattTTGTTCCATCCATTGCCGTAGTGCTCACTAAGAAAGTACCGACCTCCTAGTCCCCGGATTTCGGGGTTTGGAGGTTGAGAGGCCCATAACAAGAACAGAATCAACTTCGATACAATAGAAGTTATCATGATCTCAGTAGCGCTTCTTGTGAATGTAATTTATCTTCCAGTGCCATCCAATGCACCACTTGCAATGATATATGAGGCTTCATTTTTGCCTGCATAGCTGGAAGAATCGAAATCCAGAACCCTTTcccccaaactccaaaccaTAATGCAAATACATAGGTAATACACGATCCCCCGATCCACAGCTTTACTAATGATTCcgaaaattcttttttctgcACCAAAGACgttaatatttatttgacCGCATCTTGGGACAGGGGAAACTTACTGATAGAATAAATCCGTCCTACTACTACCCAGATTGATAATCTTCGGACATCCATCGCGGTCCTTCTCCAATCTTGTACATTCAAAGCAATAGAAAGCGTCTGAAATACCTTCACCTCCACACACGACACATTTGTTTTGATAGTTTCCGAAACTGCACTCTTCGCAGATGCGTACGAGGGTTGTGGGACGGACGTAGGAATCGCATACAGGACACTTTCCATCGCATTTATCGCAGAGACGTCCGATAGCAATACCGGATTGCTTTCTGCACATTACGAGATCTCTAGAGGGAGGTTAGTAGCTGTAGTCTCAAAGCAGAGAAGATTTGTACATACGGATGATGGCGAGACATGTTTACGTATCTCTTCAGATATGAAGCTGTAGATTATCCTCTTGAACGGTCCTCAAAAGCAGATGTActtctattttgaaaattgacgTAGCTGGAGAAGAGGTGGTTCTTTGAAGAGCTCAAGATTTTGGTTATTGATATCACCGCCACCAAAATATCGAGCTTTCgttctttgatttctaaGCACTGACCACCACGCTAGTACCGACAGGGATCTCTCGATTCATCGCATATCCAGTCCAGTATCGCATGTGAATCAAATGGACGTGATTGAATGCTTTGAACAATTACATTTATTTTCTACTTATCTGGTCGACATCATTTTGAAAGGATCTACTAATGTACTCAAGGTGATGGTAACAAATATGACAGACACACCAGCGTGAGTGAAAAACTCTAGTCATATCATGAAAGCTTACTAATAAAAGATAGACCCGTGGCATCTGCAGTTGTCGTTCCTAGACAAGATGCGCCAAACGTTAAAAGTCCCCGCAGGAAGCGTCGACAATCATCCGTGTCCGAAGATGCTTCTAAACGTCTCCGAATCTCCACCGAAGACAGTGCCATCTCTACATCCACTCTACATTCCTCTCCACAAGCTTTAGATTCTACGAAGCTTGAATCACCTGGAAAGAATCAACCTCGTGCGGTTTCGCCAGAAACCTCGAGAAATGGTCGTCccgaaagaagaagaagtagtgTTCAAGAGGAACGCAAGCGCGGTCAAAGATTATTTGGAGGCTTGCTGAATACTCTTAATCAAAGTACACCGAATGGACAACAGAAAAGGCGACAAGAGATTGAGGCACGACAAAAGGAGAGAGCCGCGCAACGAAAAGCTGAAGCAGAAGATAGGAAGATAGAGAAGGCAGCGAGTCTTAAAGCGGTACGAGTGGTTGAGCAAGTGAAGTTTCAGGAAGAATCGGTTAGTAGTACttgaaagaggaaggagacaagacaagactGATAGGTTTTTGTAAAGATGCGAATCCGGCATTCGAATATGCTAGCTATGGCCCAGTTCCTTTCTACAGAAGCAGAGCCAAAATTGGTAAGAACTACACTTCTACTCATTCTAGTTATGCCTACTGATCCGTCAAGTATTACAAACCATGGCAATTATCACCCAATAACGAAGCCAGAATCGAGACCCAAATCAAAGAAGTAGAGAtgttgattgaagaagaaaagtcCCAGTGGGCGAGTAAACATCCAGAACAAGGTCCAAAGGCTGATGGGGAATCTGAAGCAAAGGTGACGtctgatgtgatgatgagtGAGCCTCATATTGAGTCTCCATCTAATTCTAACATTGATACTACTAATCCATTCTCTACACTTGCTGCTCAGTCCTCACAGGTCAAGACTGAGAAAGATAATTTGGAAGAGCACAATGGTGAGGTAGTAGTAGAAGCAGAGGAGGATACTGTTATTTACTGATTGCTCTACATGAATGGGTCCAAGGAGTTTAGCTTGCCGGAAAATGCTCAAATGGAATTTGGGTGATGGTATGGTGTCTTTAGGAGGTCAATGATATCCCGAGCTACGTTGTACTTTAGACCTGGCTTTATTAAaatgtttcttttctcttcaccGTTACTCACAATCAACCGATTTAAGGGGAGACTATGCAAGCACCGGCCGCCAAGCCGCCTACGAAACTCATTGCCTAGGCACAAGATGATATTCGGAGACACCGGATGTGGGACCAAATGGAAATGCGACGCCATGATCAAATGATTTTGTGATGAGATGTTATGCGTTGCCAACGACTAATCAGTTGTTTGTTAATAGTCGGCTCTTCAAACGGCCGACTACTTCCTAATTGGGGAAAGCGAATGTCCTCGGAAAGCGAATTGTCACTATGAGATTTTGGTGTTACCCAATTTTTATCGATTTGAACCGAGGCACGGCGATTGGTGGGGCAGCCTCGTTGTTTAAAGGGCCGACATCTCCCACATCAGCCTTGTTTGATATcctttcatttttgatttgtattCATTGTATTTCACTTCAAACATACATCAAAATGGTTGATAAACTTGCAGTTCAAGACTCTCGAGTCCAATATAAGTCGGCAGATTTGAATGGAAGAACCTACTCCTATATTCTTGGCGAACCTCAAAATGGTGCTGAACCAGTTGCAACTATTTTCTTGATTCACGGAGTAAGcatttgatttcctttcTGAGTTGTTATACTGCTCCAACATTCAACCGAGGGTCACATTTTCAAGAAGCTTCGCAAAGCTTGAATCATTATGTTGCAATCATATACTAACTTTCTTCTAGTGGCCTGACATGGCATTCGGCTGGAGATATCAAATCCCCGCTCTCCAAGCCCTCAACTTCCGCGTCGTAGTCCCCAACATGCAAGGCtattcctcctcttcctctccccaaGAACTCAGCGCCTTCACTTACAAAACTGCCGCCGACGATGTTGCCGCTCTTGCAAAGGCCATCGGTGCCACATCTATTGTCCTCGGAGGCCACGATTGGGGTGGAGCTATTGTCTACCGTATTGCGCTTCACTATCCTAAACTCATCTCTGCAGTCTTCAGCGTCTGCACACCTTTCTTCCCTCCCGCACTAAAATATACTCCGATGACCGTCCtaccaaatttcaaatatcaattacaACTTAAGGGTCCGGATGTTGAGAGGGAAATCCAAGGTAAGGAGAAACTGAGATTGATGTTGAATGCGCTTTATGGTGGCCGATCGGCAGAGAAAGAGCTTGGATTTAATGTCACCGAGGGTGTTCTCTTCCAGAATTTAGAGAAACTTGGTCCATCTCCGCTTTTGTCCACGGAGGAATTAGATCACTACGCAGAACAATATGCGATTAATGGAATGAGAGGCCCATTGAACTGGTATCGAACCGGCGagttgaattttgaagatgagaaggagTTGGCGGAGGAATTCCACAAGGAGAATGGTTATAAAGTTGAAATTCCTACCATGTTTATTGGTGGATCAAGAGATGCAGCGTTACCACCTTCTATGGCAGAGAATATGCAGCAATGgtttggagaaggaaagtTGAGAAAAGAGGAGGTCGATGCAAGTCATTGGGCTCTGTGGGAGAAGCCAGAGGAGGTTAATGCTTATATCAAGGATTTTTTGACAAAGGTTGTCGGAGGACAGAGCCATCTTTaaatgaagatgggaaagattgaaataaaaatagagaTTACCAGTTAGAGCACTAAGTAGTAAAGATACCATTTTGCTTTCACTCTGCGCCAGTTCTTACTTgcgatacctacctaggtaggtatttattatatacatgGTCCAAGCTTCCCAGCTTCCTTCCCAGCACTGCCAGACGAAGAATCTCGCAGTGAAATGAAGGGGCTCTAATCATCATCCGAAAACCTAACAAATCAGCGTTTCTATCCCGCCCACCCCGATTTTTCACctctatcaaaatcaaatggcTCTACATATATCAGGTGATATGTCATACCTGCGCAAGTACTTTTAAATTCTCAACGTACCGCGATGCCAGCGTTTATCGCggaatacaatacaataaatgcacacacacacacatacatacatccatataCCATGCGAGTACAGTGTGGTAGGTAGACTTATTTACGTGTGCTCGCTCACCGTTCCGTCGGATTTGAAACCTTTTCTGCCTGCTAAGAAGGTGCTCCGTTACGAACCTAAGCTAACCGCACACTGGTTGGAAAGAGTGAAGAGGGAAACGACTAGATGCGTCGTTTTGATACACGAAGCAGATTGTAGATGGGATATCCATGTTGGGGACTGACTGGTGAGTGATACGGGTGAGGTGGGAGGTCGGGTTAGGTTAGGTTAGGTCAGGTTACttttgtgtatgtatgtatgtatgtatggctttgggggtttggggtgtACTCTGTACACCTTGAGGACTGGCCGTGGTGGAATGACATGACATGCTTTTCCCATGAGTGGGTGTCTAGGTAGGGTTGGTTTGAGGGTAGAGGGGTAGTGAGTGTGTGGATGAGtgaatgggtggatggacggatggatgaatgaatgaatgagtgagggaatagaaatatatgaGTAGCATCTAGGTCTCGGTCGATCTAGGtgggtatgtatgtaagagggagtaataataagtagGAAGACTCAAGACTTATTAACAGGGATTGAACGAGAAGTGTCTGGGTAAGGAATGTAAGAAACATGAATCATTGAATCATGTGGCACATTTAGGAAGGATGTATCAACGTCACTTTTTGCCTCGTAGATATTACTCTCTGCTCTGAGCCTCTCTCGCCCTCTTACCCTCTCGCCCTCTCGCCCTTCTCTCTGGTGATCCATTGGTGGGGCGTAATGAAGCTTTGAATCTCTAATCCAGCCACAAATTACATATTGcatgtctgtctgtctgtctgtctgtctgtctgtctgtccgTCCCATCTCACGCTACCCAGTCCTGCAAAAGGCCATGAGTGCAGGACCGAGGGAGGTTATGCCATGCTGTGACTCTGCACGAAGGAGACAAGTTCCCCTGAATGATGCTGCgatgtgagatgagatgagatgcgaTGGGAGGATATAGTTCAaaccttcttttcctcatATCCGGCATTCGTATCCGATGCAAATAACCCTTTCTTCTGCTCTGTACATAGTAGGTGTGTGTATACAGTCAAGTCTGTCCAGCCATCCCATCCACTTTATTGATTCAGATCACGTTCGCATACCGTACCatcatctctccatccatccatccatccatccatccatactgCACACTCCAAACACCGAATCATTTCTTATAATCACCACctctaccaccaccaccacctcttcctcctcctcctcccaagGCTTCTTTATCTCATTCCATAGATATTGGATCGCTTAATTCATGCTCCCACCAGACCGAGTTAGCCTCTTCCTTCTcgtctcctctcctcttgccttgattattattattattaagtgtacctacctacttacttacttacttacccACCAGAAGGAGAAAGCTAGAAAGAAGGCTGTCaagtttattaatttatcatCTTTCATCCgtccaaacccaaaacccccaaaccccTTCTAATCACAACGCTTCTCCCACCACCAGACTGCACCgtacaatcaatcaatcaatcgatcgatcaaccaaccaaccaatcgaCCTACctgtctatctatccacccactcactcGCTCACTCACTTACGACCCCCCGACCGACAATTTCTCACTTCACTCAAaactaccactaccaccaccactactACCACCGCCACAACTCTCTCCAATATAATTTCACCCAAAAAGAACAATTCCCAACTGGCCAATctacttttgattttttttgtttttttgtttttttgtttcatCAATTGACTCTATTAATTTCATGAATTTCTCCCATTTCCACCCCATCTGCAAAGTACATGAGGCGAAATGACAGACGCATGCATTGTATGTTTAGAAGACCTGGAGGTGGCCGCGGTCCAACagcaggaagaagaagaaaaagttgGGGTTCCGGCTCCCGTCCCAGCACCCATTCTAGTGGTGCAAGACCCCCAAACCCATTCCCCAGCGCCTCGAGAGCTCGAGAGGGGCACCGCCGGCAAA is part of the Botrytis cinerea B05.10 chromosome 13, complete sequence genome and harbors:
- the Bcrds3 gene encoding Bcrds3; the protein is MSRHHPDLVMCRKQSGIAIGRLCDKCDGKCPVCDSYVRPTTLVRICEECSFGNYQNKCVVCGGEGISDAFYCFECTRLEKDRDGCPKIINLGSSRTDLFYQKKNFRNH